One part of the Thermodesulfovibrio sp. 3462-1 genome encodes these proteins:
- the mdh gene encoding malate dehydrogenase — MRKKLGIVGAGNVGATLALFAANSGLCDVLLYDIVEGMPQGKALDILQNTAVLGIKAYITGTNNLDDLAGSDIVVITAGLARKPGMRRKDLLMANAEIVGGIVNKLAPICPQAIYIVVTNPMDVMAYVTLAISGVQRQRVLGMGGILDSARFKTFISMELGVSPRDIETIVLGGHGLYMVPLVRFTTVKGIPLSKWLSQDRISSLVQRTREGGAEIVSLLKTGSAYYAPAQSTFEMVKAIILDEKRLLPCSVYLDGEYGAKDVFNGVPVVLGKQGLEKIIEFELTEEEKSAFANSTEEVSNMIKILKEEGKI, encoded by the coding sequence AGAAAAAAACTCGGAATTGTAGGCGCAGGAAATGTGGGCGCAACTCTTGCTTTATTTGCTGCGAACAGTGGATTATGTGATGTACTGCTTTACGATATTGTTGAGGGAATGCCTCAGGGCAAAGCGCTTGATATTCTCCAGAATACCGCTGTATTGGGCATAAAAGCATATATTACAGGAACAAACAATCTTGATGATCTTGCAGGCTCTGATATTGTAGTAATTACAGCCGGACTGGCAAGAAAACCCGGAATGAGGAGAAAAGACCTTCTCATGGCAAACGCTGAAATTGTTGGAGGAATTGTAAATAAACTTGCACCGATCTGTCCTCAGGCAATATACATAGTTGTTACAAATCCAATGGATGTAATGGCTTATGTAACCCTTGCAATCTCAGGTGTGCAAAGACAGAGGGTTCTTGGCATGGGAGGAATTCTCGATTCAGCGAGATTTAAAACATTCATTTCAATGGAACTTGGAGTTTCACCGAGGGACATAGAAACAATTGTGCTTGGTGGGCATGGACTTTACATGGTTCCTCTTGTAAGATTTACAACTGTAAAAGGTATTCCTCTTTCAAAATGGCTTTCACAGGACAGAATTTCCTCTCTTGTCCAAAGAACTCGTGAAGGTGGTGCTGAAATTGTCTCTCTTCTTAAAACAGGCTCTGCCTATTATGCTCCTGCTCAATCAACCTTTGAGATGGTAAAGGCGATAATTCTTGATGAAAAAAGACTGTTGCCATGCTCTGTTTATCTTGACGGAGAATATGGTGCAAAGGATGTATTTAATGGAGTGCCGGTTGTGCTTGGTAAACAGGGATTGGAAAAAATAATTGAGTTTGAACTTACAGAAGAAGAAAAATCAGCGTTTGCAAACTCTACAGAGGAAGTAAGCAATATGATAAAAATTCTCAAAGAGGAGGGTAAGATATAA
- the ndk gene encoding nucleoside-diphosphate kinase, giving the protein MEKTLVIIKPDAVKKNLIGEIISRFEKQGLRVAALKKIKMTKDEAKGFYIVHKDRPFYESLTDFMSEGPIVVMVLEGKDAIAKVRKIMGATNPTQADEGTIRKDFGESIERNAVHGSDSPQSAAYEIQYFFSALEIL; this is encoded by the coding sequence ATGGAAAAAACTCTTGTTATCATTAAACCAGATGCTGTAAAGAAAAATCTCATTGGAGAGATAATTTCAAGATTTGAGAAACAGGGACTGAGGGTTGCTGCATTGAAAAAAATCAAGATGACAAAAGATGAAGCAAAAGGTTTTTACATTGTTCACAAGGACAGACCTTTTTATGAATCTCTAACTGATTTTATGTCTGAAGGACCTATTGTTGTGATGGTTTTAGAGGGTAAGGATGCAATAGCAAAGGTAAGAAAGATTATGGGAGCAACAAATCCTACTCAGGCAGATGAAGGAACAATTAGAAAAGATTTCGGTGAATCTATAGAAAGAAATGCAGTGCATGGTTCTGACTCCCCTCAATCAGCAGCCTATGAAATTCAATATTTTTTCTCAGCGTTAGAAATTCTTTAA